A genomic window from Oryctolagus cuniculus chromosome 12, mOryCun1.1, whole genome shotgun sequence includes:
- the LOC103351260 gene encoding uncharacterized protein, with protein sequence MWMCRRPGLTVKAAERREAGIRTQGSSVRPADPRSRATSNTGLPSAEHWAPLRAAAPERSGPAGRVRCGSAGGGSAGGGGRSALPARARGEARARRPSVRLRSAPRSSLLSGPSPPLGPAGGSHPARI encoded by the exons ATGTGGATGTGTCGGCGTCCAGGCCTGACCGTAAAGGCCGCCGAGCGTAGGGAAGCGGGGATCCGCACTCAAGGCAGCAGTGTCCGTCCCGCTGACCCGCGCAGCCGCGCCACGAGCAACACCGGGCTCCCCTCCGCGGAACACTGGGCTCCCCTCCGCGCGGCGGCCCCCGAGCGGTCCGGGCCGGCCGGGCGCGTTCGCTGCGGCTCGGCCGGCGGCGGgagcgcgggcgggggcgggcgctCGGCGCTTCCTGCTCGTGCGCGCGGGGAGGCGCGGGCGCGGCGGCCGTCAGTCAGGCTGCGCTCGGCTCCGCGGAGCTCGCTCCTCTCGGGCCCGTCGCCTCCGCTAGGCCCCGCGGGCGGCTCGCATCCGGCCAG gatctag
- the MAPK1IP1L gene encoding MAPK-interacting and spindle-stabilizing protein-like translates to MSDEFSLADALPEHSPAKTSVSNTKPAQAQGWPGSNPWNNPSAPPSVPSGLPPSAAPSTVPFGPAPTGMYPSVPPTGPPPGPPAPFPPSGPSCPPPGGPYPAPAVPGPGPTGPYPTPNMPFPELPRPYGAPTDPATAGPLGPWGSMSSGPWAPGMGGQYPTPNMPYPSPGPYPAPPPQAPGAAPPVPWGTVPPGAWGPPAPYPAPAGSYPAPGLYPSPSNPFQVPSGPAGAPPMPGGPHSYH, encoded by the exons atgTCTGATGAGTTTTCG TTGGCAGATGCACTACCTGAACACTCCCCTGCCAAGACCTCTGTGAGCAATACAAAGCCTGCCCAAGCACAAGGCTGGCCAGGTTCCAACCCTTGGAATAACCCAAGCGCTCCACCTTCAGTGCCATCTGGACTCCCGCCAAGTGCAGCCCCCTCTACCGTGCCTTTTGGACCAGCGCCAACGGGAATGTACCCCTCCGTGCCTCCCACTGGACCGCCTCCAGGACCCCCCgccccctttcctccctctggACCATCGTGCCCCCCACCTGGTGGTCcttacccagccccagctgtgccaggccctgggcccacaGGGCCATATCCTACACCAAATATGCCCTTTCCAGAGCTACCCAGACCATATGGTGCACCCACAGAtccagccacagctggccccTTAGGTCCATGGGGATCCATGTCTTCTGGACCTTGGGCACCTGGGATGGGAGGGCAGTATCCTACCCCTAATATGCCATACCCATCTCCAGGGCCATATCCCGCTCCTCCTCCCCAAGCAccaggggcggcaccccctgttCCCTGGGGCACTGTTCCACCAGGAGCCTGGGGACCGCCAGCACCATATCCTGCCCCTGCAGGGTCGTATCCTGCACCAGGACTCTATCCTTCCCCCAGTAATCCTTTCCAAGTGCCTTCAGGACCTGCTGGTGCTCCACCGATGCCGGGTGGCCCCCAT TCGTACCATTAA